The Polypterus senegalus isolate Bchr_013 chromosome 5, ASM1683550v1, whole genome shotgun sequence genome includes the window ACACACACTTGCTATTTTAGTAAACATCATCATTCTGACAGCAGTAAAAGCGGACATCATTTAGAGCACTGTCATCATGCAGGATGCCTTGTGGAGACTCCTGCCTTGTCTGTATGCCGCAGATGCCTGTGCCACAGAAATTGCTTTGAATCCCCCAGTTTCCCCGATTTCCTCCTAGGCCTAGAAGGATTTCATAATTCGAACATATGAACATGATATTGTTAGCTGCTGTGTCATCACCATATCCTTGAGGTGGCTGCACTTGCAAAGCAAAACCTCTAAGGAAACCGTTGTGGCACCATCGTGACTTTGTCCAAGATCCCCATCTGAAAAGAATAAACAAATGTCAAGTGTATGCACCTTCTTGgttggtttaaatttaaaaaaatgatcaagAGCAGGACAAAATTCAcagcaatttaaatttatttgttatGACACATTATAGTTAAGAGAGTAAAGGAAACTAAAGCAGAACCAAGCATGAATGGTCCACCATACAACACACTCATGAGCATCCATAGGTTCTTTCTGAGTAAATTTGGAGTAACCAATCGATCTAACTAGTACATTTTTGTATTATGTGGTTAAAATCACAGTACCACAGAAAATCTGGTGGTGGCTTAAGCCACCCTAGAAATGCCAAAGCTACTGCACAGCCTCACATAGCCAAAAAAGGGTCACTTGATGTAACATTACAATCAATACCAAGACAGAATGAACTAGTTTAGGTCAACAATTAGTGTGTATTAGGCCAGGCAGCGGATCTCTGGTGCTCAGTAACCCAAGAGCCAATCAGACTGCGTGCTTATGTCACATGACTTACTGAGCACAATGTGCAACCCAACACACCAATATTATGATACACCTACTATAAGACATGCCTTCTTGATAGTCACCATTACCACTGAGTAAGTTAATGCTCCCAAAACCACCACAGATTGAGGATGTCTAATGAGAACACTACACAAGGTACACCTTGAAATGAACACATTGAGAAAGATGCAAATAAATGGCTGTGTCGCTCAACACCAGTGATGTGTAATGCAAAGTAGTGCAAATGTCATTGAAAGTATAAGACTTGACTGGCTCATCAATGGAACTTCTGCAGCAAAActctgttgatttttttctgtgggtgTGGGCTATAGGAAATGcctcataaaattacaaataaacaccACAAGCTAGCCATAGCTGTTCCCTCGTCATGTTGCATGACCAATGCCTCAGTTCATTCTCCCATTGTCTTACTGTAACTCTCTGTCTGTGATCTTACTAGTCACTATCTTCTGCAAGGGGctcctactgtatttatttccTACTCTGAAGGTCTCTTTCTGCATTCTttccatgtttaaaaaatgtagcaCAAATATTCCTGAAACCTGCAGAATTTCATTTATACACCCAGGTCTGTCATTTATACACCCAGCATGTTCAGTCTTCAGGACTGTCCTATAGTTGCCACACTATTGTTACCTAGCAGTGACACATTACAAATGTTTCTCGCAcatttcaaagtgaaaatagttttcttttgtttaaatatacatAAAGTTGTATCAGACTGGGGATGATTCACCAAGACTATGAACTGGTGTTCTAACGTGCTAACAGCTCCGTCTTGTGATGCTTCACCTTCTCACTTTAGTGCATTTGTGTGAACTTCTGGTTGGGCTATTTGGAGAAACTCaatgttgtttttgatttattatttgttaagatcctttgtttttgttttaaataaagagtAAGCTAAACATATCAAATATTTATAACTTTGATGCAAATGCAATTTGAccacaaaaattacatttctggTTGACCagattgtattttgtaatttatttaatttactaagaTGAAAGGTTAGTGTTATATCACAACTCAGAGAAATCGGGTAGCTTTGCTTTTTCTGAATTGTCTAACTTGTAGCGATGAGTTTATGGGGCATTCTTGTGCAATCTCCAACCCTGAAACCCGTATTTACCTTCTGTCTGACAGCATTTGAATGTGGCATCAGAGCCAGCTGCCGAGGTGCCTATAAAAAATGCATGCCTGACATATTGATATATTTCAGACAGGGCTCCCCCTGCCTGGCGTTTAATTGTCCCATTTATGtctgttgtgtttattttttacatacaaattgttgttcatttagtttctttataTCAAAGTATCTtctgttatgttccttgtgttttgtgggtggtcatCTGCCCTTCACTGCACGaaactgccctcagccctataaagactGAGGAAAACCCAACAGTTCCTCGCAGTTAATTGATTGTGCAGGCTTTGATGAgtgttttttgtgatttctgtgctttcttgtgaatatttttaaatttttttaaccttttgctctgtttttgactcgCTGAATTGTATATTGAGGAGCCTggattgcctttgccttttcaggcaactccttttgttTCAATGCTTTTTTGAACAATACacctttttacttttacagattTAATGTTTTTCCTTGTTGAGACTAGCCAGGGTTTGGCTGTTTTTCCCCCTGTagtaagcatttttaaaatattttgagacTTTGTAATTAGGAACACTCAGCTTCCAAACACATCAGTTGTGAAGCAACAGCAAGCCATCCTTCTCAGCATGAGGAATGGCCAGCatccttacccggctgggatgcccttGAGATGAAAGGATGGGAGGAGacagcatgcacagggcattgtcTTCCTCAGAATGCTAAATGGCAGGCCCCGTCGGTTGCAGCAGTGCCGttgtttcccacagggcatcataggACTTGGGGTTTGTCGGCTCAACTCTGTTGAGTTTTGTGGGTGCTGCAGAGACTGTGGAGCCCTACTTTAATGGGATctcacctcacccagaagtgcttctgaactaCAGCTCTGGAACACCGGAAGTGCTCTCTGGCTCCCCTGCCTGACACTTTTCTCAGAGCCAGTTGGGTGGAAGGAGAGTGAAGCTTacatggaggagtggaggcagtgaccAGGACAGAGAGAAATGAAGACAGATTAGCAAAGTACTGTATTGTGGAGTATTACTGTGCATATCTGTACTTGTAGATGTGGCGTGGGAAACGCTTAAGGGAAGAGTTTCACACAAGTAAAActctctttgtgtttttataccgGTGTCCAAGCCTTTGTGTCAGGTGTCTGGGGGGCTGGAGTGCCCCCTGGGAGCCACAACAGTAagagaaatggaaggacaggggagacAGCTTGCACAGGGCATTGTCTCCCTCAGTCtgttagatggcagcacccctgggttgcagcactgCCACAGAGCAAGAATCCATTGGTTCAGTACCAGCAAGTACTGGTAAGCACCTGTGCCAAAATGTTACTTTACAATGAAAATCTTGACTGCTCTGTGTTCTTAGTCctcagcatttttattttcaagccCAGACTTCCATCCTCCCTGAACTATTTCAACCCATAGCTGTCCCTATACCCTTTAAGGGGAAATGGTTTTAAATACTGACTAATCTGCATAAaggtttgaaacattttttttttcaggacaaaaacaaagatctatatactgtacatacacaatgTCTGCATTTGTTTAAATGTAGTTCTTCCAAAGAAAGGTAAAAAACTTACTTTCCAGACAACGATTCAATAGTTTTTGACGTATTAGAGGTTGGTGAAGGTGTACAATAAAGTTGTATTCCATTCAGTGCTGTATCATCCAATAATCCTTCACCAGTGTCAACCTAGGGAGTTGTAATGAATGAAGAATAAAATGACAATCCTACATCACAAATTatgttcattttgcttttttatatagtTGAGAGgaatgtaaaaatcaatcaatccatcGATTTCCTGATGCCACCTCTTTTATTAGATGGTAAGATGGATTCTGTTCCAGCAGCAATAGCAACAAAGCAAAGATGAGTCTTCAGTCCAATGCAGGAAATAACCCTCctatttatttaacagtttttacagTAAAAGCTATGCACCCCATCTAAGACacgttgaaatctaaataatgcGCTCAGACCTCAGCTTTAATGTTTCCAGTGTatcatgcaatgcacatgtctttaTGCTATGCCTtttggcatgggattcataaaagcagtgttgtgaatttccccttgggattaataaagtatctatctatctatctatct containing:
- the LOC120529721 gene encoding vitelline membrane outer layer protein 1 homolog, with the protein product MSTNQYSPLFYLICLCAFSCTQVFGYQSIISVNNGGLLGEWKFIEKCPKGWFARGFSLKVDTGEGLLDDTALNGIQLYCTPSPTSNTSKTIESLSGKWGSWTKSRWCHNGFLRGFALQVQPPQGYGDDTAANNIMFICSNYEILLGLGGNRGNWGIQSNFCGTGICGIQTRQESPQGILHDDSALNDVRFYCCQNDDVY